Proteins found in one Misgurnus anguillicaudatus chromosome 3, ASM2758022v2, whole genome shotgun sequence genomic segment:
- the poll gene encoding DNA polymerase lambda isoform X2 yields MEGHGILKAFPKVKRRRANESKDAPSLKRAPAEPITAPTDTIFKGATVHIVPAGIGKTRCDIFHRQIIQNGGQSVAIFSPSCTHVVVDDSVDCKRALRLLKVEKLPPDVQLVKCSWLSACISEKRLLESEDYSLLLKSLPTAPALESEETEIAQVSEEAPQDPLVPTQVDLNEKVADVQEDHNEEDGVSQKDLEALISGIHPSDSNESQSLSEQPVLSEKWVCGQPSTSKGENHNKHITDKLEPLAKAYTHTGDKWRALGYSKAINALKSYSKPITTYEEACKIPGIGKRMADKIKEIMESGHLRKLDHIGEEVPVLEMFTNIWGAGAKTAQMWYQQGFRTLEDIRTKAVLNQTLRIGLKHYEDLLERMPRSEAAAIEKTEAAHNVDAQLLVFACGSYRRGKTTCGDVDVLITHPDGESHKGVFSKLLHLLHQTGFLTDDLVSHEENGEQKKYMGICRLPGPMQRHRRLDIIVVPYAEFACALLYFTGSAHFNRSMRALAKTKGMSLSEHSLNCHVVRQNGVKLVAGTPLHTPTEKDVFKQLGVPYREPRERDW; encoded by the exons ATGGAGGGTCACGGTATCCTAAAAGCCTTCCCGAAAGTAAAAAGACGAAGGGCAAATGAGTCAAAGGACGCACCCTCCCTTAAGAGGGCACCTGCTGAACCAATAACGGCTCCAACAG ATACAATTTTTAAGGGAGCCACAGTTCACATAGTCCCTGCTGGAATAGGGAAAACCAGGTGTGACATATTTCATCGACAGATCATCCAAAATGGAGGACAGTCAGTGGCCATATTCTCTCCCAGTTGCACACATGTGGTGGTAGATGATTCAGTTGATTGTAAAAGAGCTTTGAGGCTTTTAAAAGTGGAAAAGCTGCCCCCTGATGTTCAGCTGGTGAAATGCAGTTGGTTGAGTGCCTGCATCAGTGAAAAAAGATTATTAGAGTCTGAAGACTACAGTCTCCTTCTTAAGAG TCTCCCAACTGCTCCTGCTCTGGAGTCAGAAGAGACTGAGATTGCACAAGTGTCGGAGGAAGCACCACAGGATCCTTTGGTTCCAACTCAAGTAGATCTTAATGAGAAG GTGGCTGACGTTCAGGAAGACCACAATGAGGAAGATGGGGTGTCTCAGAAGGACCTGGAAGCTTTGATCAGTGGCATTCACCCATCTGATAGCAACGAAAGCCAGAGTTTGTCAGAGCAACCAGTTTTGTCTGAAAAGTGGGTTTGTGGCCAGCCATCCACAAGTAAAGGGGAGAACCATAACAAGCACATTACTGACAAACTGGAGCCACTGGCTAAAGCCTATACACACACAGGCGATAAATGGAGAGCTCTGGGCTACTCTAAAGCAATTAATGCTCTTAAAAGCTATAGTAAGCCCATAACTACATACGAG GAAGCATGTAAGATTCCAGGCATTGGGAAACGCATGGCAGACAAGATTAAGGAAATCATGGAAAGTGGGCACTTGCGCAAACTGGACCACATCGGGGAGGAAGTGCCTGTTCTTGAAATGTTCACTAATATTTGGGGTGCAGGAGCAAAGACTGCTCAGATGTGGTATCAGCAG GGTTTTCGCACATTAGAGGACATCCGTACTAAGGCAGTTTTGAATCAAACACTAAGGATCGGATTAAAACACTATGAAGATCTCCTTGAGCGGATGCCGAGGAGTGAAGCAGCAGCTATTGAAAAAACG GAGGCAGCACACAATGTGGACGCACAGCTGCTGGTTTTTGCGTGTGGTTCATACCGCAGGGGGAAGACCACATGTGGAGATGTAGATGTTCTTATCACTCATCCTGATGGAGAATCACACAAGGGAGTTTTCAGCAAGCTGTTGCATCTTCTTCATCAGACTG GTTTTCTGACTGATGACCTTGTTAGCCATGAagagaatggtgagcaaaagaAGTACATGGGTATCTGTCGGCTTCCCGGCCCTATGCAGCGCCACAGGCGCTTGGACATCATTGTGGTGCCCTATGCTGAATTTGCATGTGCTCTTCTTTACTTCACTGGCTCTGCCCACTTCAACCGATCAATGAGAGCATTGGCTAAGACCAAGGGCATGAGCCTCTCCGAGCACTCACTGAACTGTCACGTTGTGCGGCAAAATGGTGTGAAGCTGGTGGCGGGGACACCATTGCACACTCCAACAGAGAAAGATGTTTTCAAACAACTTGGCGTGCCCTACAGAGAACCGCGTGAGCGAGACTGGTGA
- the poll gene encoding DNA polymerase lambda isoform X1, with protein sequence MEGHGILKAFPKVKRRRANESKDAPSLKRAPAEPITAPTDTIFKGATVHIVPAGIGKTRCDIFHRQIIQNGGQSVAIFSPSCTHVVVDDSVDCKRALRLLKVEKLPPDVQLVKCSWLSACISEKRLLESEDYSLLLKSLPTAPALESEETEIAQVSEEAPQDPLVPTQVDLNEKVADVQEDHNEEDGVSQKDLEALISGIHPSDSNESQSLSEQPVLSEKWVCGQPSTSKGENHNKHITDKLEPLAKAYTHTGDKWRALGYSKAINALKSYSKPITTYEEACKIPGIGKRMADKIKEIMESGHLRKLDHIGEEVPVLEMFTNIWGAGAKTAQMWYQQGFRTLEDIRTKAVLNQTLRIGLKHYEDLLERMPRSEAAAIEKTVKEAAHNVDAQLLVFACGSYRRGKTTCGDVDVLITHPDGESHKGVFSKLLHLLHQTGFLTDDLVSHEENGEQKKYMGICRLPGPMQRHRRLDIIVVPYAEFACALLYFTGSAHFNRSMRALAKTKGMSLSEHSLNCHVVRQNGVKLVAGTPLHTPTEKDVFKQLGVPYREPRERDW encoded by the exons ATGGAGGGTCACGGTATCCTAAAAGCCTTCCCGAAAGTAAAAAGACGAAGGGCAAATGAGTCAAAGGACGCACCCTCCCTTAAGAGGGCACCTGCTGAACCAATAACGGCTCCAACAG ATACAATTTTTAAGGGAGCCACAGTTCACATAGTCCCTGCTGGAATAGGGAAAACCAGGTGTGACATATTTCATCGACAGATCATCCAAAATGGAGGACAGTCAGTGGCCATATTCTCTCCCAGTTGCACACATGTGGTGGTAGATGATTCAGTTGATTGTAAAAGAGCTTTGAGGCTTTTAAAAGTGGAAAAGCTGCCCCCTGATGTTCAGCTGGTGAAATGCAGTTGGTTGAGTGCCTGCATCAGTGAAAAAAGATTATTAGAGTCTGAAGACTACAGTCTCCTTCTTAAGAG TCTCCCAACTGCTCCTGCTCTGGAGTCAGAAGAGACTGAGATTGCACAAGTGTCGGAGGAAGCACCACAGGATCCTTTGGTTCCAACTCAAGTAGATCTTAATGAGAAG GTGGCTGACGTTCAGGAAGACCACAATGAGGAAGATGGGGTGTCTCAGAAGGACCTGGAAGCTTTGATCAGTGGCATTCACCCATCTGATAGCAACGAAAGCCAGAGTTTGTCAGAGCAACCAGTTTTGTCTGAAAAGTGGGTTTGTGGCCAGCCATCCACAAGTAAAGGGGAGAACCATAACAAGCACATTACTGACAAACTGGAGCCACTGGCTAAAGCCTATACACACACAGGCGATAAATGGAGAGCTCTGGGCTACTCTAAAGCAATTAATGCTCTTAAAAGCTATAGTAAGCCCATAACTACATACGAG GAAGCATGTAAGATTCCAGGCATTGGGAAACGCATGGCAGACAAGATTAAGGAAATCATGGAAAGTGGGCACTTGCGCAAACTGGACCACATCGGGGAGGAAGTGCCTGTTCTTGAAATGTTCACTAATATTTGGGGTGCAGGAGCAAAGACTGCTCAGATGTGGTATCAGCAG GGTTTTCGCACATTAGAGGACATCCGTACTAAGGCAGTTTTGAATCAAACACTAAGGATCGGATTAAAACACTATGAAGATCTCCTTGAGCGGATGCCGAGGAGTGAAGCAGCAGCTATTGAAAAAACG GTAAAGGAGGCAGCACACAATGTGGACGCACAGCTGCTGGTTTTTGCGTGTGGTTCATACCGCAGGGGGAAGACCACATGTGGAGATGTAGATGTTCTTATCACTCATCCTGATGGAGAATCACACAAGGGAGTTTTCAGCAAGCTGTTGCATCTTCTTCATCAGACTG GTTTTCTGACTGATGACCTTGTTAGCCATGAagagaatggtgagcaaaagaAGTACATGGGTATCTGTCGGCTTCCCGGCCCTATGCAGCGCCACAGGCGCTTGGACATCATTGTGGTGCCCTATGCTGAATTTGCATGTGCTCTTCTTTACTTCACTGGCTCTGCCCACTTCAACCGATCAATGAGAGCATTGGCTAAGACCAAGGGCATGAGCCTCTCCGAGCACTCACTGAACTGTCACGTTGTGCGGCAAAATGGTGTGAAGCTGGTGGCGGGGACACCATTGCACACTCCAACAGAGAAAGATGTTTTCAAACAACTTGGCGTGCCCTACAGAGAACCGCGTGAGCGAGACTGGTGA